From Topomyia yanbarensis strain Yona2022 chromosome 1, ASM3024719v1, whole genome shotgun sequence, one genomic window encodes:
- the LOC131676042 gene encoding uncharacterized protein LOC131676042, which translates to MEQSSSNTRPKFRKCTYKQGYLEIACVDKDTAKWLKDATAAIKPWEGVSLEAVEASQIPKQALYIEYFPDSIDRSDGNVLRLVQNQNDNFFTERWKVVKRTTVLKMVELLLVVDEASVKLTTSQHNQLNYVFFGSVPFRSDSIK; encoded by the coding sequence ATGGAGCAGAGCTCAAGCAATACGAGACCCAAGTTTAGGAAGTGCACCTACAAACAAGGGTATCTCGAAATCGCCTGTGTAGACAAAGATACAGCTAAGTGGCTGAAGGATGCCACAGCTGCAATCAAGCCCTGGGAAGGCGTTTCATTGGAAGCTGTTGAAGCGTCGCAGATTCCAAAACAAGCGCTTTACATCGAGTATTTCCCCGACAGCATCGATAGGTCCGATGGGAACGTCCTCCGCCTGGTGCAGAATCAGAACGACAATTTCTTCACAGAACGCTGGAAGGTCGTGAAAAGAACTACGGTCCTCAAAATGGTAGAGCTCCTGTTGGTGGTAGATGAGGCTTCAGTAAAACTGACAACCTCCCAACACAACCAGctgaactacgtattcttcgGTTCGGTTCCATTCcgttccgacagcataaagtAA